A window from Scyliorhinus canicula unplaced genomic scaffold, sScyCan1.1, whole genome shotgun sequence encodes these proteins:
- the LOC119960349 gene encoding zinc finger protein 239-like, protein MEAKSLIHSGEKPYTCCVCGRGFALSSGLTSHKCSHTEEKPWKCADCGKGFTSPSQLETHQRSHTGERPFTCSKCGKGFTQSSALRRHERVHTGERPFTCSKCGKGFTQSSALRRHERVHTGERPFTCSKCGKRFIQSSALQNHQRVHTGERPFTCSKCGKGFTESSTLSAHQRVHTGERPFTCSQRGKGLTIFDQLLSHQRVHTDERPFQCPDCGKCWKSSGELMSHQRVHTDERPYRCSNCGTGFRQSSNLTVHQRIHTGERPFTCSECGKGFTQSSSLLRHQRGHK, encoded by the coding sequence atggaagcaaAGAGCctcattcacagtggggagaaaccgtacacgtgttgtgtgtgtggacgaggattcgctCTATcgtcaggcctcacaagccacaaatgcagtcacaccgaggagaaaccgtggaaatgtgcggactgtgggaaaggattcacttccccatcccagctggaaactcatcaacgcagtcacactggggagagaccattcacctgctccaagtgtgggaagggattcactcagtcatcggcCCTACGAAGACacgagcgagttcatactggggagagaccattcacctgctccaagtgtgggaagggattcactcagtcatcggcCCTACGAAGACatgagcgagttcacactggggagagaccattcacctgctccaagtgtgggaagcgaTTCATTCAGTCATCGGCCCTGcagaatcaccagcgagttcacactggggagagaccattcacctgctccaagtgtgggaagggattcactgagtcatccactctgtccgcacaccagcgagttcatactggggagagaccattcacctgctcacagCGTGGGAAGggattaactatttttgaccagctgctgagtcaccagcgagttcacactgatgagagaccgttccaatgtccagactgcgggaagtgctggaaaagttctggggaactgatgagccatcaacgtgttcacactgacgagagaccgtacAGGTGCTCtaactgcgggactgggttcagacaatcatctaaCCTCACTgtccatcagcgaattcacaccggggagaggccattcacctgctccgagtgtgggaagggattcactcagtcatcctccctgctgagacaccaacgaggccacaaataa